GACCAATCCACTCCTAtaccaaaatctgcaccaaaacagctgtgtttctgcaatgtgcatgTTTCTACTATTGATGGTATATTCTTGATAGcagctttaataaaaaaaacatgctcTATAATTATTTCTGCCAGGGAAAATCCATACACATTTGAATTGCCAATATACACTccttaaaaaaataaagggaacactcaaataacacatattACAtctaaatgaatgaaatattctcattgaatactttgttctgtaaaaaatttaatgtgatgacaacaaaatcacacaaaaattatcaatggaaataaaatgtattaaccaatggatgcctggatttggagtcccaccaaaattaaagtggaaaaacacattacagactgAGCCAacttgatgtaatgtccttaaaacatgtcaaaatgatgctcagtagtgtgtgtggcctccacgtgcctgtatgacctccctacaacacctggacatgctcctgatgaggttgcggatggtctcctgagggatctcctcccagacctggactaaaacaaacttctggacagtctgtggtgcaacgtgacgttggtggatggagcgagacatgatgtcccagatgtgctcaatcggaatcaggtctggggaacaagcgggtcagtccatagcttcaatgtcttcatcttgcaggaactgctgacactctCCAGcaacatgaggtctggcattgtcctgcattagaagGAACCCAGGGACAACTGcatcagcatatggtctcacaaggggtctgaggatctcatctcggtacctaatggcagtcaggctacctctggcgagtacatggagggctgtgtggccctccaaagaaatgccaccccatacaattactgacccactgccaaaccggtcatgctgaagtatattgcaggcagcagatcgctctccacggcatctccaCACTCTGTCACatttgtcacatgtgctcagtgtgaacctgctttcatctgtgaagagcacagactATGCACACAACTTCATCGGTGTCATGCAGACACCAGTGCAGACAATATGTAACTTGTGTTGCGGCAGCCCTTTGGTGGACCCCCAGGGTCAGTGTGCCCCCTCTGTTCCccactagctacacctctgcttaTGATGCATCATTTCTAACTGATACATTTTAACCTTTTTCTCTGTCTCTCCAGTCCTAATACCATTAAGAACTGTAAATGCATCAGGAGTTTGCTTAATTGCCATGAATACTGTACATTCCATTAGTCCTTTACtgaaatgtctatctatctatctatctatctatctatctatctatctatatgcatAATTTAGGAACATTATATTTTTAATGTTACTTTATTTGAACACTAAAGAAGAATAACCATGGGTAAGCCATAGGGATCAAAGAGTGTGACATATGGAACAATTATTAATAAGATCATTCTTAGAGATCTGTCTTGTTAGTAATTAGTCTCCAGTGGTGTGACCTTGGGGACAAAAAGGAGTATAAATACAGGTATATGTCATATGCATAAAAgcaagtgaaaaagaaaaaaaaaggtaagccGATCCAAAAAGACAACGTTCACATTTTAATTTCATTATCGTATTCTGGTTGTACAGTATTTCATGAAAGAACTTAGTTAAATATGAAAAATAGTTCTTGTTACTTGGTAGTATTTATGCACAATACTAGTCAAGTGAGTCATGTGCAGATGTAAAGTATTAGTATAGTAAAATATTAATGGGATATTCCAGCACAAAACATTTCTTATCTTCTTACTGGAtaagtgatattattattattattattattattaattattattattatgagactgaACATAGAACAAGGAGGGTCAGACGGAGTGTGCATTGAGCAGTAGTCAAACATGTGCTCCCTACATATGAGAGTTATACAAACAGTTGAGTGACAGCTCTGGAATACACATTTACCCTGAAAGTATTTACTGTGTCTATGTTTTCTCTTATCAGAATTCTTATTGCTATTGACATGGAGGCTCGTCTTCTTGTTAAAGCTCTGGCCTTTATTCTCTTGATGGTTATTGGAATTCCTGGAAATGTTTTCATCCTACTAAAATTTATTTATATCAAAATTATTGAGAAGAAGCTTCTACCAGCTAATGTCATCCTGATGGCCCTCGCCCTGTCAAATCTTCTAGTTGTTTTCTCCCGAGTCATCCCACAAGCTTTGCATGCTATTGGAATAAAGGATTTACTGGATGATACGGAGTGTAAACTGCTTATTTACACATTTAGAGTCAGTAGAGCTATGTGTATTTGTGTCACCAGTTTTCTCAGCTGCCATCAGTGTGTCCTTGTTGCTCCCATTAACAGATATTGGACTTACTTGAAAGAAAAGTTATCCAAGAACGTGACTGTTATTATGATGCTGCTCCTGGCCTTGAATATGTCTCTATATCCTACACCTTTATTGTATGGACGAGCTAAATCAAATTATACTTCGCAATATTCATTAAATCTGGTTTATTGTGATGTAGACTATGTAACATATGTTTCTTTTCTCTTAAATGGGTTGCTATCTGTCATTCGGGAAATCATATTCGTTGGACTTATGACTTTGTCAAGCAGTTACATGGTTGCTATATTATATCAACATGGGAAAAAAGTAAAAGGCATACGTAGTTCTGCCCGGTCACAAACCAAGTCTGCAGAACATCGGGCGACCAGGGCGGTTATTTTATTGGTTGTTTTCTATGTTTTGTTGTATGGCATGGATAATTCTATGTGGATCTACACTCTCTCGCTGTCTGCTGTAAGTCCTGAAATAAGTGACACACGGATATTTCTTGCAGCCTCATATTCTGCTCTAAGCCCTATTGTTATTATCGCCACAAACCCAAAACTTCACAAAGGAAATCAAAATGTATGGAGAAAGAAAATGATTGTCATTCAAAAAGGTGGCATTATGGGTTTTATAAACAGTATAAGCCAGCCTTCTGTAGATCTGACAGCTATTTAGACAAATGTATATAATAACCTGCCTCCCTTTTAATGTGTATTTTAATATggtgtccagaaaaaaaaaaacataccaaaaaacaattaaaaaaaagaagtcacTTTAAACTGTGTATTGGTTGCAAGGTCAGAAATGTGTCATGTATTGCAAACTTAactagtacagtcatggccaaaagttttgagaatgacacaaatattatattttcacatgatctgctgccctctggtttttatgtgtgtttgtcagatgtttttatcatatacagaaatataatcatattatgagtaacaaaagcttatattgacagttagaatgagttaatgcagcaagtcaatatttgctgtgttgacccttcttcttcaggacctctgcaattctccctgacatgctctcaatcaacttctggaccaaatcctgactgatagcagtccattcttgcacaatcaatgcttgcattttgtcagaatttgtaggtttttgtttgtccacccatctcttgatgattgaccacaagttctcaatgggattaagatctggggagtttccaggccatggacccaaaatctctgttttgttccctgagccaattagttatcacctttgctttatggcaaggtgctccatcatgctggaaaaggcattgttgatcgccaaactgcttttggatggttgggagaagttgatcttggaggacattctggtaccattctttattcatgactgtgtttttaggcaagactgtaagagagccgattcccttggctgagaagcaaccccacacatgaatggtttcaggatgctttacagttggcatgagacaagactggtggtagcgctcacctcgtcttctccgaataagctgttttccaaatgtctcaaacaatcgaaaaggattcatcagagaaaatgactttaccgcagtcctcagcagtccactccctgtaccttttgcagaatatcagtctgtccctgatgttttttctggagagaagtggcttctttgctgccctccttgagaccaggccttgctccaagagtctccgcctcacagtgcgtgcagatgcactcacacctgcctgctgccattcctgagcaagctctgcactgctggtagcccgatcccgcagctgaaacacttttaagagacgatcCTGGCACttactggtctttcttgggcaccctggagcctttttgccaacaatggaacctctctccttgaagttcttgatgatgcgatagattgttgattgaggtgcaatctttctagctgcgatactcttccctgttagtcCATTTTTGTGCaaagcaatgatgactgcacgtgtttctttagagataaccatggttaacagaagagaaacaatgatgtcaAGCACCagtctccttttaaagtgtccagtgttgtcattcttacttaatcatgacagattgatctccagccctgtcctcatcaacacccacacctgtgttaatggagcaatcactaaaacgatgttagctggtccttttaaggcagggctgcaatgatgttgaaatgtgttttgggagataaagttcattttcaaggcaaatattgactttgcaagtaattgctattaagctgatcactctttataacattctggagtatatgcaaattgccattagaaaaactgaagcagtagactttgtaaaaatgaatatttgtatcattctcaaaacttttggccatgactgtatacatatttgtgtcttgcaaaaaaaaacaaactttacaAAGCAGTGATGTTCCAGGGCCTGCAACACCTGGAATATAAAGTTCTCACATTTCCAGGAAAAGCAAAATGATTTATCAGATATCACAGGTTACCTATtcatttaacccatttatgccggaggttgaaatttttacattttgtgtTATGAGGCTgctgttccaataatggaactctaggcataaatgggcTAAACTATAAATAAGTAACTGCAAGGAACATCTACTATGCGTAACATTAAGTCTACAGACATTAGAAACCACATTAAATCATCAGGGCATCAATGAAAGGTAGTCCAGTTGTGGCAACCTGATTAATAGAAGTATTAAAATATAGGATATAGACTAGTCATCAGTCAGTGGTTCACTATGTACATATTGCATGTTCCCAATGCCATAAAACTTATTTTCACTAGCCCATGTGGCAGTAAGGCTGTGTAATGAAAATAACCTTTATCACAAAAAAATGGACCATTGTATAAGAAATGctgcctcttgtgtcaccccaggtacctcatagattgtaagctcttgcaagcaggaccctcaatcccattgtgtgaattgacttaaTACCCTAtaatgtctctttttgtctgtacttgaaccctgcaatttgtaaagtgcggcggaatatgttggcgctatataaataaaatgtattattattattattatttgtactaATGCTCTTGTgtcttttaaccacttcagtaccgggccaatttgtggtccaggaccagacacatttaaggtttattatgtatgtgcggttttgaggtctgtaaaatttttctcgtatgtcttagtcaactaatttttgcgtcttttttcgggcacacatagggctttatttttatgttatttttattttcaaatgtgttttaattttttttatatccaggaaaatataaacaaaataggagggaaattgtgtctggtttgcaatttataatttttttttttatttaataacacaaagtgtcactgaaaaactttataatatagtttttcctctccgttacggtaatttttattttgtatggtgtcgtcgggggtggggctataacctttaataacggcgttttattagcgtattatttatttattttttattattttatttacatttttttttaaaacttttttattatatttttattttattttttttccagattgtgtcctcataaggtaataagagacctttggggacatctgatcacttatttttttgtacttgaggctgatttctcctataactggggctggtacatttagcctcagttacaggagaaatacagcatcctgcacgctgtatatacagcttactgagctgatttgagtcctgtaggactcagcagctctggcaggacactgctcccagcggatcacgtgtcttccgggtcagagggcagctgaatcatggctgcgtccatagctgtgtatacagcgctcattgagcactgtatacacagcgatcgagatagcagaggaggtaataaatctgccctgctatctctcttcgagctccggctgaagttacagccggctcctagtgaaagcagctacacgatctccgtgcagctgctgtgttctgatggacgtacaggtacgtcctgacagaacaaggcaaccacttcccggacgtatatagtctatgggcggtccggaagtggttaatcagAGCTACTATATTTCAATGTGATGTTTTAGTCTTACTTAATCCTATAGTATGTATTTTGTTTCTTGTCATGAGTTGTTTGTTGCCTTTTGGGTTAGATGCATGTATGAAGCAGTGTTGACTTTAAATTCTTACCAAACGTAAAATAGTAACTTTTGGGTACCTTTTCAGCTATTTCTTGCCTATAATGACACAATTGGTGAGTAGATTTTATATATGTTTCATTATGGCATTCACATCAGGTACAATGATCTACTTCAGCAACATCTTTAAATAGTCACTATCTTTCCCTCTACTTCAATTGAacaaaatatcagttttcaagtGTTTTCCACCACTTTCCCTAGTGTCTGCTGACatctctccctgcactaagtgCAATGGAAAATGCTTGAACCTAAGATGGCGGCGGGTATTTATAGGGctttgacatcacagggctggctggctgctgattggctgcacacatggcattgtgaGCGGTAACACGTTCCCAgagaaaaaatatgattttttaccACAAAGCATGGGGAATTGCAGATTAGATGTCAATGAAATTTAGTTACGTTAGTTATGATGCAGATGTTGGACTGAAAGGAAGTGTGTCACCACTTTGAGGaacattaaaccagcaacacagatcAATAGGTCAGGCTCTCTTGAATCTAACACCTTTTAACCCATGAAAATGTGTGACTTAATTGCAGAAATATTCATGTATTTCAGATTATACAAATAACACCGAGGGTGGCTCATTactccaaactgctatgccccACACTTCTCTAATACCCCCTACTTCCCTCCTCCcttctatgggccccttcacatggagtttacgctccgagtattctgtctacgctcggTGTATTCTGCAATAAGAgatgcgttatacgaacatgccattgaactcaatggctaactacattttacacatgtagttttacacgtgtaaaatgtacagaatacaccgagcatagacagaatacacagagcgtagGGGCCCTATGAGTGATAGGATCAGGGAGCTAAGTTGAATCTTACCTGACCCTGTGTCCTCCTGTTTGTGCCACTGTAGGACATAGTAGTTTTGAGCCATGGAGAGTTCCAGGCTGATCATTTTCATATTAATAAATATCTATACAATTTTTCAGGTGAAAAAGAAGAGTTTGAGCTATCTAACTGTtttgggggaggtaggctcagcggtagtagcagcagacccagacagtca
This sequence is a window from Leptodactylus fuscus isolate aLepFus1 chromosome 2, aLepFus1.hap2, whole genome shotgun sequence. Protein-coding genes within it:
- the LOC142196167 gene encoding olfactory receptor class A-like protein 1, producing MEARLLVKALAFILLMVIGIPGNVFILLKFIYIKIIEKKLLPANVILMALALSNLLVVFSRVIPQALHAIGIKDLLDDTECKLLIYTFRVSRAMCICVTSFLSCHQCVLVAPINRYWTYLKEKLSKNVTVIMMLLLALNMSLYPTPLLYGRAKSNYTSQYSLNLVYCDVDYVTYVSFLLNGLLSVIREIIFVGLMTLSSSYMVAILYQHGKKVKGIRSSARSQTKSAEHRATRAVILLVVFYVLLYGMDNSMWIYTLSLSAVSPEISDTRIFLAASYSALSPIVIIATNPKLHKGNQNVWRKKMIVIQKGGIMGFINSISQPSVDLTAI